In the Planctomycetota bacterium genome, CTCCTCGACGGCCTTCGCGCCGAAGTCGTCGGTCTGCCCGACGCTCACCCCCGGCTTCACGCCGGCGCCGGTCATCCAGCAGGTGAAGCCGTCGGGGTTGTGGTCGCGCCCCTGGGCGCCCTTCTGGAAATACGGCATCCGGCCGAATTCCGTGCACCACACCACCAGCGTGTCGTCGAGGAGGCCGCGGGCACGGAGGTCGCGGATCAGCGCGGCGGCGGGGCGGTCGAGGATCGCGGCGTGGCGGTCGTATTGCTCGCGGAGCTTGGAGTGGCCGTCCCAGTTGAGCTCGCCGCCACTCGCGTACGCCCCGTTGAACAGCTGCACGAACCGCACCCCCTGCTCGACCAGCCGGCGGGCGAGGATGCAGTTCCGCGCGAAGCCGCCGCGCACCGGATCGGGGTCGTCGGCGCCGTAGGCGCGGAGCGTGGCCGCGCTCTCGGTCGAGAGGTCGGCGATCCCCGGGACCGCCAACTGCATCCGCGCGGCCAGTTCATAGGCGGCGATCCGCGCCGACAGGGCCGTGTCGGCGGGGTGGGCAGCGGCGTGGCGGCGCTCGAGACGGGCGAGGAGGTCGCGGCCGGCACGGTCGGCCCCGGCGCTGATCCCCGCCGGCAGGGAGAGGTGGCGGATCGGCGCGGTGCTGCTCCACGTCGTGCCCTGGAACTCGGCAGGGAGGAAGCCGGGGCCCCAGTTGTTGCCGCTGGCCTGCGGGATCCCGCGCGGATCGGGAATCGCGACGAACGCCGGAAGGTTGTCGTTCTCACTCCCCAGGGCGTAGCCGATCCAGGCGCCGAGGCTCGGAAACCCGTCGGCGGCGAACCCGGTGGAAAGGAAATTCTCCGCCGGCCCGTGGGTATTGGACCGGCTGGTGAGGGAGTGGACGAAGGCGATGTCGTCGGTCAGCTCGGCGAGGTGTGGAATCAGGTCGGAGACCATCTTCCCCGTCTGGCCGCGCGGCCGGAACGCGTAGCGCGGCCGGGCGAGATTGCCGGCCGGCCCCTGGAAGGTGACCGCCGGCCCACCGGGGAGCGGCCGGTCGTCCCAGTCGACGAGGCGCGGCTTCCAGTCCCAGGTCTCGAGCTGGCTCACCGCCCCGGCGCAGAAGATCACGAGCACGCGCCTGGCCCGGGGCGCGAAGTGCCCGGCACGCGCGGCAAACGGCCGTGCCTGATCGATCGCCGGCACCGCGCCCAGAGCCCCGTCGCCGTCGAGAAGGCTCGCCAGCGCCATGCCCGCAACCGCCGTCGCGGCATCGCCGACGAACGCGCGGCGGTCGAGCAGCGCTCGGCGGGGCGACGGCGCGGGGGAGAAGGGGTTCACGACCGGGGACACTCAGGGGATGAAGAGGAACTCGCCGGCATTGAACAGGACCCGGGCGAGCGCCGGAAGGCCATGGTCGGCGACCAGGCGCCTCGCCTCGTCGGCCTCGTCGGGCTCGGGGGCCCGGCCGAGGACGAGGGCGAACGCGCGGGCGACCGCGGCGCCCGTCGGATCGGCGGCGCCTGCCGTCTCGGCGCCCACCCGTGTGGCGAGGGCCGCCGACTGGTCGACCGTGAACGGGCTGTTGAGCAGCGCCAGGGCCTGCAGCGGGGTGGTCGACTGGCGGCGGCGGCCGATCGTCTGGCCGGCGTCGGGGCAGTCGAACGCGCCGAACACGCTCTCCTTCTCCATCCGGATCCGGTGGGAATAGATCATCCGCCGCAGCCCCGCGCCGGTGAACGACTCGATCGGCGGAAAGCCCGACAGCCCGCCGCGCGTGGTGAACAGGTCGAACCCCCGGCCCCCCGCGGTGAGATCGAGCGTGCCGGCGACGGCGAGGATCGAATCGCGGATCGCCTCCCCCTCGAGCCGCCGGGGGGGAAAGCGCCACAGCAGCCGGCAGCCGGCGTC is a window encoding:
- a CDS encoding DUF1501 domain-containing protein translates to MALASLLDGDGALGAVPAIDQARPFAARAGHFAPRARRVLVIFCAGAVSQLETWDWKPRLVDWDDRPLPGGPAVTFQGPAGNLARPRYAFRPRGQTGKMVSDLIPHLAELTDDIAFVHSLTSRSNTHGPAENFLSTGFAADGFPSLGAWIGYALGSENDNLPAFVAIPDPRGIPQASGNNWGPGFLPAEFQGTTWSSTAPIRHLSLPAGISAGADRAGRDLLARLERRHAAAHPADTALSARIAAYELAARMQLAVPGIADLSTESAATLRAYGADDPDPVRGGFARNCILARRLVEQGVRFVQLFNGAYASGGELNWDGHSKLREQYDRHAAILDRPAAALIRDLRARGLLDDTLVVWCTEFGRMPYFQKGAQGRDHNPDGFTCWMTGAGVKPGVSVGQTDDFGAKAVEEIHPLYDFNATILHLLGIDHERLTFRHNGVERRLTDVHGHVIRGILA